One part of the Plasmodium yoelii strain 17X genome assembly, chromosome: 13 genome encodes these proteins:
- a CDS encoding pyruvate dehydrogenase E1 subunit beta, whose amino-acid sequence MWRVIVFIFIWQWVMCAGKSKMSIGNKCGYIFNGINKNIIKKEKKDNNIYNNLNKINTIDINEVENYKKELENIKIKRNISEALHMAIYEEMKRDKKVYVLGEDVGLYGGSYNVTKNLAHLFGFARVLDTPICENAFMGLGIGSSINGLRPIVEGMNLSFLILAFNQISNNACMLRYMSNGQFNIPLVIRGPGGVGKQLGPEHSQRIESYIMSIPGIKIVACSTPFNARGLLKSAIRENNPVLFLEHVLLYNKEDDIPILPYTLPIDKAEIVKKGNDLTILCYGITRHLAIEASKELSNIGIDVEIIDLISLKPFDLETIKYSLEKTKKCLILDESAGFGGIGAELYSQIVENFSSILSKKPVRLCTKDVPIAYSSKFEEACIIKKEDIIYMATYMT is encoded by the coding sequence ATGTGGAGagttattgtttttatttttatatggcAATGGGTAATGTGTGCAGGCAAATCAAAAATGAGTATAGGAAATAAATGTgggtatatatttaatgggataaataaaaatataattaaaaaagaaaaaaaagataataatatatacaacaatttaaataaaataaatacaatagatataaatgaagtagaaaattataaaaaagaattagaaaatattaaaataaaacgaAATATTAGTGAAGCATTACATATGGCAATATATGAAGAAATGAAACGTGataaaaaagtatatgtTTTAGGAGAAGATGTAGGATTATATGGTGGTTCTTATAATGTAACCAAAAATTTAGCACATCTATTTGGATTTGCAAGAGTATTAGATACACCAATATGTGAAAATGCATTTATGGGGTTAGGAATAGGATCATCAATAAATGGTTTAAGACCAATTGTTGAAGGTATGAATCTATCATTTCTAATTTTAGCTTTTAATCAAATATCTAATAATGCATGTATGTTAAGATATATGTCTAATGGACAATTTAATATTCCTTTAGTAATTAGAGGACCAGGTGGGGTAGGTAAACAATTAGGACCTGAACATTCACAAAGAAttgaatcatatattatgtCTATTCCaggaataaaaattgttGCATGTTCTACACCATTTAATGCAAGAGGATTACTAAAATCAGCAATAAGAGAAAATAATCCTGTTTTGTTTTTAGaacatgttttattatataataaagaagATGATATACCAATTTTACCATATACATTACCTATTGATAAAGCagaaattgtaaaaaaaggaaatgaTCTAACTATATTATGTTATGGAATAACTAGACATTTAGCAATTGAAGCTTCAAAAGAACTTTCGAATATTGGTATAGATGTAGAAATTATTGATTTAATTTCATTAAAACCTTTTGATTTAGAAACAATTAAATATTCActtgaaaaaacaaaaaaatgtttaatttTAGATGAATCGGCAGGTTTTGGTGGTATAGGAGCTGAATTATATTCTCAAATTGTTGAAAACTTTTCTtcaattttatcaaaaaaaccTGTAAGATTATGTACAAAAGATGTCCCAATTGCTTACTCTAGTAAATTTGAAGAAGCATGTATAATAAAGAAAGAGGATATAATTTACATGGCTACATACATGACTTAA